In Carassius gibelio isolate Cgi1373 ecotype wild population from Czech Republic chromosome B2, carGib1.2-hapl.c, whole genome shotgun sequence, a single genomic region encodes these proteins:
- the cspp1b gene encoding centrosome and spindle pole-associated protein 1 isoform X4 yields the protein MDEVLEKFLEDQKSKIAEEKACLEQEPPYMEMRRRTGHVLQKENIPPHASQQDGVSLPLGEEYERKKHKLQEELRNDYRKYKAEKDHFEACDIHTVQERRRIPRTVRVRDVATLTEVCGLGWGVCSSEEDCSDEELKLLQGRRHQRERDTRTANRGELFTEMGQQTSKLQHRNRMSTSIATQANERSVSVASQDTVCTTGLLIGAVGLEGTLRRKKERYRHELQEQIAEKQSHRRREKELDLRVSTDAEKKLFVSEAPAYRKQPRDNIIRLHTAETPEGVLQYRTDPISPCRMPFVLTQLPFLTDDYKTPNNDAESLLSPNRAYCPITGVSFSSSSGEPHPLSPHRRSTHRQRIVGENEVVSSGLLAFPAHHAKTNSLNYKEELRKQIEERAAQRRVDREEKRRLEAELEADMRAYEPWGRGGGGAPLRDSTGNLITDLKQMHLLNEAAAAPPPQRPERPGFVETHTPQFARGNVFNQILPPQQLLEQDQYKAYLKQQIEEKQRKQAEERERMREEEEREDRRLAEQREKIRREYEEEQENRKRREMEQKLKNEELTRLVEERRRAAEKKKKEEEEKERAAVRKQEEQERQIRQQQVQRAPSPPIPTLQNKHRNPSNATDFSALRASSPPENRNNQRTEKDRSEVVNELCALRRRLRSEQRRLEEQLLQSEWEHFPSPFNDRHRTDVFDMARLRMPVRGPSARGTEPISSKEADDIMYRDAFMPLARTRNSVSFPLTMNRNRDVEGGRGSVLLSESEFIDQNGNAFPVPPDVERKSAKQSARERRRLANLQSAENKAVQLQPQPFNIRKLRDTNTPRKKGLQAFSHHNTTAGGCLDDDEEANRGDGHFTLQSPGRPSSIDTATTEPWIRAESSDTLRRLMSASEL from the exons ATGGATGAAGTATTGGAGAAGTTTCTGGAAGATCAGAAATCAAAGATAGCAGAGGAGAAGGCATGTCTGGAACAGGAGCCCCCTTACATGGAGATGAGG AGGCGGACAGGCCACGTTCTTCAGAAAGAGAACATCCCTCCACACGCAAGTCAGCAAG ATGGAGTTAGCTTGCCACTCGGAGAGGAATATGAGAGAAAGAAACACAAACTGCAAGAGGAACTCAGGAATGATTACAGGAAATACAAGGCAGAG AAAGACCACTTTGAAGCTTGTGACATTCACACAGTTCAAGAGAGAAGACGAATACCCAGG ACAGTCCGTGTAAGGGATGTGGCCACCCTTACAGAGGTGTGTGGACTGGGATGGGGTGTGTGTAGCTCTGAGGAAGACTGCAGTGATGAAGAACTCAAGCTTTTGCAAGGGAGGcgacatcagagagagagagacactagGACAGCAAACAG AGGGGAATTGTTCACAGAGATGGGACAACAGACAAGCAAGCTACAGCACAGAAACAG AATGTCGACATCCATTGCGACCCAAGCCAATGAAAGATCTGTATCTGTGGCCAGTCAGGACACAGTTTGCACCACAGGACTTTTAATAG GTGCAGTGGGTCTGGAGGGCACACTGCGGAGGAAAAAGGAGCGTTACAGACATGAACTACAGGAACAAATCGCAGAGAAACAGAGTCACCGGAGGAG GGAGAAGGAACTGGACCTGAGAGTTTCAACAGATGCTGAGAAAAAG CTCTTTGTGAGTGAGGCGCCTGCGTACAGAAAGCAACCCAGGGATAACATCATCCGCCTGCACACTGCTGAGACTCCTGAGGGTGTTCTGCAATACAGGACAGACCCTATTTCACCCTGCAG gatGCCTTTTGTCCTTACTCAACTCCCATTCCTTACAGATGACTATAAGACTCCAAATAATGATGCTGAGAGTTTGCTGAGTCCCAATAGAGCCT ATTGCCCAATAACAGGGGTTTCTTTTTCATCATCATCAGGAGAGCCACACCCACTCAGTCCACACAGGAGAAGCACTCACAGACA GAGGATTGTGGGTGAGAATGAAGTTGTGAGTTCAGGTCTTTTAGCGTTTCCTGCACATCACGCAAAGACAAACAGCCTCAACTATAAAGAGGAGCTCAGAAAGCAG ATAGAGGAGCGGGCCGCACAGAGGAGGGTGGACAGAGAGGAGAAGCGAAGACTGGAAGCTGAACTTGAAGCTGATATGAGAGCATATGAACCCTGGGGAAGAGGCGGAGGCGGTGCACCACTCAGAGACAGCACTGGAAATCTAATCA ctGATCTGAAGCAGATGCATCTTTTGAATGAAGCAGCTGCAGCACCACCACCACAAAGACCGGAGAGGCCAG GATTTGTTGAGACACACACTCCACAGTTTGCAAGAGGAAATGTGTTTAATCAGATCCTGCCACCCCAGCAACTACTGGAGCAAGACCAATACAAAGCTTACCTGAAACAACAG ATAGAAGAAAAGCAAAGGAAGCAGGCGGAGGAGAGAGAGCGGATGAGGGAAGAAGAGGAGAGGGAGGACAGACGACTGgcagaacagagagagaaaatcagGAGAGAGTATGAAGAAGAGCAGGAGAACAGAAAACGCAGAGAGATGGAG CAAAAGCTGAAGAATGAAGAACTTACTCGTCTTGTGGAAGAGAGACGGAGGGctgcagagaaaaagaaaaaagaagaagaagagaaagagagagcagctGTAAGAAAACAGGAAGAGCAAGAGAGACAAATACGACAGCAACAG GTTCAACGTGCACCTTCCCCTCCCATCCCAACCctacaaaataaacacagaaaccCTTCAAATGCTACG GATTTCTCTGCGCTTCGGGCTTCTTCGCCTCCAGAGAACAGAAACAACCAGAGAACAGAGA aGGACAGAAGTGAGGTTGTTAATGAGCTGTGTGCGTTAAGAAGACGTCTGCGCAGTGAACAGCGGCGTCTGGAGGAGCAGCTCTTGCAGTCGGAGTGGGAGCATTTTCCCTCCCCTTTCAATGACAG gcacAGGACGGATGTGTTTGACATGGCTCGTTTGCGTATGCCTGTGCGAGGCCCCTCCGCCCGTGGCACTGAGCCAATCAGCTCAAAGGAAGCCGATGACATCATGTACAGGG atgcATTTATGCCTCTTGCTAGAACAAGGAATTCTGTAAGTTTTCCTCTGACTATGAAT AGGAACAGAGATGTTGAGGGGGGACGAGGATCTGTGCTTCTGTCAGAAAGTGAATTTATTG ATCAGAATGGAAATGCTTTCCCAGTTCCTCCAGACGTTGAGAGGAAATCTGCTAAACAGTCTGCACGAGAGCGACGCAGACTAGCAAACCTGCAG TCTGCAGAGAACAAGGCAGTGCAGCTGCAGCCCCAGCCCTTCAATATAAGGAAGCTCAGAGACACAAACACTCCCAGGAAGAAGGGACTACAAGCCTTCAGCCATCACAACAccacagcag GAGGCTGCTTGGATGATGATGAGGAAGCAAATCGTGGTGATGGGCATTTTACCCTGCAGTCTCCTGGCAGGCCCAGCTCTATTGATACAGCCACTACAGAGCCCTGGATTCGAGCGGAGTCATCAGACACACTTAGGAGGCTAATGTCCGCCTCTGAACTTTAA
- the cspp1b gene encoding centrosome and spindle pole-associated protein 1 isoform X3, whose translation MDEVLEKFLEDQKSKIAEEKACLEQEPPYMEMRRRTGHVLQKENIPPHASQQDGVSLPLGEEYERKKHKLQEELRNDYRKYKAEKDHFEACDIHTVQERRRIPRTVRVRDVATLTEVCGLGWGVCSSEEDCSDEELKLLQGRRHQRERDTRTANRRGELFTEMGQQTSKLQHRNRMSTSIATQANERSVSVASQDTVCTTGLLIGAVGLEGTLRRKKERYRHELQEQIAEKQSHRRREKELDLRVSTDAEKKLFVSEAPAYRKQPRDNIIRLHTAETPEGVLQYRTDPISPCRMPFVLTQLPFLTDDYKTPNNDAESLLSPNRAYCPITGVSFSSSSGEPHPLSPHRRSTHRQRIVGENEVVSSGLLAFPAHHAKTNSLNYKEELRKQIEERAAQRRVDREEKRRLEAELEADMRAYEPWGRGGGGAPLRDSTGNLITDLKQMHLLNEAAAAPPPQRPERPGFVETHTPQFARGNVFNQILPPQQLLEQDQYKAYLKQQIEEKQRKQAEERERMREEEEREDRRLAEQREKIRREYEEEQENRKRREMEQKLKNEELTRLVEERRRAAEKKKKEEEEKERAAVRKQEEQERQIRQQQVQRAPSPPIPTLQNKHRNPSNATDFSALRASSPPENRNNQRTEKDRSEVVNELCALRRRLRSEQRRLEEQLLQSEWEHFPSPFNDRHRTDVFDMARLRMPVRGPSARGTEPISSKEADDIMYRDAFMPLARTRNSVSFPLTMNRNRDVEGGRGSVLLSESEFIDQNGNAFPVPPDVERKSAKQSARERRRLANLQSAENKAVQLQPQPFNIRKLRDTNTPRKKGLQAFSHHNTTAGGCLDDDEEANRGDGHFTLQSPGRPSSIDTATTEPWIRAESSDTLRRLMSASEL comes from the exons ATGGATGAAGTATTGGAGAAGTTTCTGGAAGATCAGAAATCAAAGATAGCAGAGGAGAAGGCATGTCTGGAACAGGAGCCCCCTTACATGGAGATGAGG AGGCGGACAGGCCACGTTCTTCAGAAAGAGAACATCCCTCCACACGCAAGTCAGCAAG ATGGAGTTAGCTTGCCACTCGGAGAGGAATATGAGAGAAAGAAACACAAACTGCAAGAGGAACTCAGGAATGATTACAGGAAATACAAGGCAGAG AAAGACCACTTTGAAGCTTGTGACATTCACACAGTTCAAGAGAGAAGACGAATACCCAGG ACAGTCCGTGTAAGGGATGTGGCCACCCTTACAGAGGTGTGTGGACTGGGATGGGGTGTGTGTAGCTCTGAGGAAGACTGCAGTGATGAAGAACTCAAGCTTTTGCAAGGGAGGcgacatcagagagagagagacactagGACAGCAAACAG AAGAGGGGAATTGTTCACAGAGATGGGACAACAGACAAGCAAGCTACAGCACAGAAACAG AATGTCGACATCCATTGCGACCCAAGCCAATGAAAGATCTGTATCTGTGGCCAGTCAGGACACAGTTTGCACCACAGGACTTTTAATAG GTGCAGTGGGTCTGGAGGGCACACTGCGGAGGAAAAAGGAGCGTTACAGACATGAACTACAGGAACAAATCGCAGAGAAACAGAGTCACCGGAGGAG GGAGAAGGAACTGGACCTGAGAGTTTCAACAGATGCTGAGAAAAAG CTCTTTGTGAGTGAGGCGCCTGCGTACAGAAAGCAACCCAGGGATAACATCATCCGCCTGCACACTGCTGAGACTCCTGAGGGTGTTCTGCAATACAGGACAGACCCTATTTCACCCTGCAG gatGCCTTTTGTCCTTACTCAACTCCCATTCCTTACAGATGACTATAAGACTCCAAATAATGATGCTGAGAGTTTGCTGAGTCCCAATAGAGCCT ATTGCCCAATAACAGGGGTTTCTTTTTCATCATCATCAGGAGAGCCACACCCACTCAGTCCACACAGGAGAAGCACTCACAGACA GAGGATTGTGGGTGAGAATGAAGTTGTGAGTTCAGGTCTTTTAGCGTTTCCTGCACATCACGCAAAGACAAACAGCCTCAACTATAAAGAGGAGCTCAGAAAGCAG ATAGAGGAGCGGGCCGCACAGAGGAGGGTGGACAGAGAGGAGAAGCGAAGACTGGAAGCTGAACTTGAAGCTGATATGAGAGCATATGAACCCTGGGGAAGAGGCGGAGGCGGTGCACCACTCAGAGACAGCACTGGAAATCTAATCA ctGATCTGAAGCAGATGCATCTTTTGAATGAAGCAGCTGCAGCACCACCACCACAAAGACCGGAGAGGCCAG GATTTGTTGAGACACACACTCCACAGTTTGCAAGAGGAAATGTGTTTAATCAGATCCTGCCACCCCAGCAACTACTGGAGCAAGACCAATACAAAGCTTACCTGAAACAACAG ATAGAAGAAAAGCAAAGGAAGCAGGCGGAGGAGAGAGAGCGGATGAGGGAAGAAGAGGAGAGGGAGGACAGACGACTGgcagaacagagagagaaaatcagGAGAGAGTATGAAGAAGAGCAGGAGAACAGAAAACGCAGAGAGATGGAG CAAAAGCTGAAGAATGAAGAACTTACTCGTCTTGTGGAAGAGAGACGGAGGGctgcagagaaaaagaaaaaagaagaagaagagaaagagagagcagctGTAAGAAAACAGGAAGAGCAAGAGAGACAAATACGACAGCAACAG GTTCAACGTGCACCTTCCCCTCCCATCCCAACCctacaaaataaacacagaaaccCTTCAAATGCTACG GATTTCTCTGCGCTTCGGGCTTCTTCGCCTCCAGAGAACAGAAACAACCAGAGAACAGAGA aGGACAGAAGTGAGGTTGTTAATGAGCTGTGTGCGTTAAGAAGACGTCTGCGCAGTGAACAGCGGCGTCTGGAGGAGCAGCTCTTGCAGTCGGAGTGGGAGCATTTTCCCTCCCCTTTCAATGACAG gcacAGGACGGATGTGTTTGACATGGCTCGTTTGCGTATGCCTGTGCGAGGCCCCTCCGCCCGTGGCACTGAGCCAATCAGCTCAAAGGAAGCCGATGACATCATGTACAGGG atgcATTTATGCCTCTTGCTAGAACAAGGAATTCTGTAAGTTTTCCTCTGACTATGAAT AGGAACAGAGATGTTGAGGGGGGACGAGGATCTGTGCTTCTGTCAGAAAGTGAATTTATTG ATCAGAATGGAAATGCTTTCCCAGTTCCTCCAGACGTTGAGAGGAAATCTGCTAAACAGTCTGCACGAGAGCGACGCAGACTAGCAAACCTGCAG TCTGCAGAGAACAAGGCAGTGCAGCTGCAGCCCCAGCCCTTCAATATAAGGAAGCTCAGAGACACAAACACTCCCAGGAAGAAGGGACTACAAGCCTTCAGCCATCACAACAccacagcag GAGGCTGCTTGGATGATGATGAGGAAGCAAATCGTGGTGATGGGCATTTTACCCTGCAGTCTCCTGGCAGGCCCAGCTCTATTGATACAGCCACTACAGAGCCCTGGATTCGAGCGGAGTCATCAGACACACTTAGGAGGCTAATGTCCGCCTCTGAACTTTAA